The DNA region cccgggcacctcttatcatactttcacatatacatctaggtgagccacatagctaaatcatactttccatccattattcacACTAATTCCATTggcaacaattcatttatatatcatcgacaactatgcccataaCAATGTACATAAACCGATGAGGccaacaaaatgatatccaaaatataggccaaggccaaatacatctaaccatatacacatgtctacgagcctctaaggagagtatgtcatatcatataggcgggaaaggaccccgccatgcccataaatatgtacacaaaagaataaataccaaaagttgtagctccgaatgaaatggagctccgctatgtagtccctaagtaataaagctatggatcgccctcgtctccccggccaccgcggcttgacgcagcgtccacaaataaaaggacgtcaatacgaagcATAATAGGTGTTTGTAAAAGACCTCATTACAcctatactgagtatgtaaagcatgatcaacatcattatagaagcataataggcaacataagaaatagcataagatgggaggtagtcgAACCatagtcataaacacttacttgctcttcatagggactttccatttctaatgcgtgatcgtgtacatacatccatatccgtatctgcattcatatccgtactcatttacatttcgtatccattttcgtattcctagcatattcgtatttataaccatattcatatcgtatatatatatccatatcatgtacatagcatacccgaccatgaaggctCGGtatttcacatacccggccatggcaaggctcggtgagtatacataccggccctaccaaggctcggggttatccGTACCGATCGATGGTGCGTGCGCAATACatacatactatatatatatatatatatatatatatatatattctacccgccatatataagctcggggtttcatactagccatacatagacacatatacataaaagctcataagcatctttagcatcattactatcgtcgttcattacatctatccctagaggattctCATCATAgagaatttagtacaatcgtatcatatcgagaatcgtgagcttagtagcttttaaagatagaatcattttgAGGACACATAGGCttatagaagaatagatatttggccaaggaaacatgccttatgaaagaagggttagccttacatacctttccgttcaactattatatcacttgcacgttctccttcaatgctcacgttttcTACCTttattagagttatactatcgtTAGAAAATCGACAAAgccttagcatacatgactaaagctagagaaaattggacaacatctcctttatgtATACGACTCCCTCCATATcaatatatcaactcccaaatatcgataataacattcacaacatcataacaatagtcttaacatgcacctacattatccttacttctcaattcacttccaatcatccatatccatggtcatagcacacgatacattcattcatatacaatgtctatcccatgttcttaacatcatttataacataaccataatcgcaacatatcaagaatcatgactcaatccaaactattactcaaaaatgacactattcccacattcatgacctattttctatatccttctacaatccaaatgtttcaacttttcaatactttaaacaacatggatataccataaaacttaccttaaatggtttaggaataagccttgggtggaaatacttcacttgagccaaaaccctagttcacctccaatgaaatttcttgacttggatgatctctaatgagtttcttacacttggttttcttagtttgatgaagttgatcataaacttctcttgagttcttatggatgaagagtggagaggtttctagagagttcttgaagtgttgggtgaaaaatgaaatgaaataatgaacttggtcccctttttaatgacttaaaaatcGATCCGTCGGAAAATATACGTACACTTATACGGTGAACTTATacgtccgtataagtgaccgtgaaatcccCTTCAACATCTCGCTtcgtgaccattatacggcacattatacgatccgtacaattttatacggttcgtataagtgaccgtataatcccatcgaTGAGAGGGACCTTCCGTGATGATTACGGAccattatacagaccgtataatcgtccgtataacccatcttttctctgatcttgttctcgtcacttcatttgatctctaatccttatggaaccttcttgatacttgtttaaaacctcattaacaatctaagggacgttatcaCTTTTCTCCAAGACactattaaatcatcattaacttgttactcgtaaatctcttccgatacttgacgtataccttgccttccttgACAGActctcttctcttacctcgaatgtctttggaatcttaattagggtcatcaaatgctatctcttacttattgaaatatcgaatacttcgtgtccttcgttagtctattcactgtgcatcaacggggaatttttcgaggtgtaacattaagtGTGACATCATTGACAATAATATAGCTGAGAGCTTTAATGCTTGGATCTTAGCTGCAAGACACAAGACTATCATAACCATGCTAGAAGAGATTAGGGTGAAGGTAATGACTAGGATAGGTGTGATGAGGTCTTTTACAAACACTTGGGTGATAAGAATATCTCCAACAGCATTAAGGACATTAGAAGAAAACATGGGGAAGACAATGAACTGTAATATTGTGTTTAATGGTGAGCATGGGTTTGAGATTAGTGATGGTCCATACCAGCACACTGTTGATATTGTCAATGAGAAATATCGTTGTAGGTCATAGAAGCTCAAAGGAATACCATGTTCACATGCCATTTGTGCCATGTTGTACAAGAAGTATGAACATGTTGACTATGTCCATGACTACTACAGCAAGAAGAACTGGTTGAAAACATATTGTCACTACATTGACGATGACAAATATGGTAATGTGGCCTAGGTCGCCAATCCTACTATTGCACCAccaatcataaaaaaaatgccAGGCAGGCCCTCAAAAGCAAGAAGGAAAGAAGCTAGTGAAACaaagaaatctgaaaaaatgCCAAGAACAGGCATGCTGATGACTTGTAGCCAATGTGGAGGTAAAAACCACAATAAAAGAGCCTGTCAGAGGGTATGTCCATCCTACAATTTTCTTATCTTTGCACTGCACTATTGCATTTTTATAACTTTGCATTTTACTTGTAAAATGGAACATAAGCTGGTTTCTTTGCTTCTCAAACCTTCTTGCGTCTCAAATATTTGATGCTTCTCAAACCTTTGATGCCTCTCAAACCTTTGCTGCTTCTCAAACAACTGCTGCTTCAAACAATGATGGACCAAGTACTGTTGCCTCTCAACCTGGACAAGCTGTTGCACCAAGGGCTGCTTCAAACAATGCCACAAGGCCAAGGGGGAGACCAAGAAAAGCACCCGTGGTACCTGAAACTTCTCCAAGACCAAGGGGTaggccaaaaaaggaaaaaaatgtgcCTAGTGCTCCTCCAAGACCAAGGGGAAGGCTAAGAAAAGAACCTGCAGTTGCTGCTAGTCCAAAGCCTAGATAAAGGCCAAGAAAGGTAACAAAGGTTGCTACTAGTCCTGCCCCTTCTGTTCTCAAAAGAGTTGATTCTGAGAGTCCCCCTATTTACCCAAATAAAAGATTAAAAACAGTTGGTATGGGAGTCTTTGTTCTTTGAAAGTGGTTATACATCCCTGAATGtaagtttaatattttctttacaATAGCATTGGTATGTGAAGTTGTGAAGTgactaattttcaaatatattttgttacatcccgtattctcTTGCGTtgagttgcatcataggttagtcacataagctcaaaggacaggattatgtttgaagttataagtgtttatgttatgttcaacaagtgataagtaagtgccgcgaaggttggaggttaaacgaataggaaaaaaaataaaaaaaaaaataaaaaataagttttgctaagtttgggatgttgaacaagttatacagactgtatggagttttggacatatccaagtatgcaaataaagagatcgatgtataaaagttttaggtctcgaaataatttccgagATGAACGATGGCACACAAAGTAAGTCGGTGAACGATCAAGCCCGGTGACTTgaacaactatataaagggtttaaccctcattttcaaaccaagaatcagcccaaaaatatttcccaaaaattctagagaattctccaaccttccctccattaaatttcaacgcgagttaagtaaaaatcttcGGATTCGGGTTCCGCGTATGGCGTAtagttacgattataatattgtgttgcggtgaatttgtggcttgggagtaaggcaagtattggagatatcgcggtattagcggaagtaaggtatgaatctttctcttttggtatcatttaaggcttatttacggagataaatttatggaataattatgtagcgaattcgtttatggaggagttggagaaaatatcatatggtatatttgatggaatattttggtagtaatgaggttgttgttgtttctgttgttgttattggttgttgattgttggtattgagaattcggactaggcatataaataggggagatgttgcccgattttcggtagagtatagagtagtttgacttgaaagtttagtataagtatactatgatgagtgtaatgatagtgtgaatcctcttaaatgtagactcgcGAATTCGGATGAATAAGTGTGGATAactggaggttgaacaggtatgttaaggctagtccctttcttctaaaggcatgattcctttcttatgaatccaataggtgtttttcaaatgtcccatgatccctttacgtgaatccataaatgttttccaagaatatttttattctcaaaagctagaaattcatgattcatagagttcatgattcaaaggcatgacttctttcttgataacccataaatatattttccaaaattttcgagtcaaagatttatgattctataagcttttatgacaacaacaacggacatgtttttacaatatgaatgacaatgttaaagatgagaatgtttctatgatgatgatgattttaaattctagaaattccaaagcttatgatgttaatactattatgagattatttcatgattttctcgattttattcattgttgttgatctcgccttataataattgttccttggtgagatagagcgatgatgattattccataatataatcggaggctaccgaccttacgtcacttcgatataattgtggcttttgattgggctctcatgcatgctttatatatatgtatgtattttctcacaccgcgcaatgctatagtcggccgggcatggcacgtagatgtgcacacttgcggtgggcatgttatgatattgcccggacgcgggaggccggactcgggctaatgatgataacaggAGCCTTAATGGCGGGcataatactatatatatgacaccgagccttaatggccgggcatagtactatgtatatgtatagaaatatttttttttaaaggctaagcatgcatgacatccgccttatgaggcatccagatgtacatgttatctcttttattccatgttaccttccatatctatattatgttgttattcatgccttacatactcgacattattcgtacgacgtcccttcttgtgacattgcgtttcgtgccacgcagtgtatacggatgagtagatgatattagtagaagatgttcactggattggcgagctccgttttccttcgagtcttttgtatagtatctatgttatggtatcttgatttatgttagagactttgcgacgagtcacgtatataacatgtcggtcttgtaagcggctcgtaagccgatgtatcattatgcattatgttacaaatttcatatgattctgattttatttgatttgagaaaggcaaaagcatgtttttttttaaaagcttacattatgcactcatttcatgatttaagagtccagtaagattatgagtatcacgagaatcagcgggtttgctcggccctaagtgagggtcgggtgcccatcatgccctatcaaaagttggggtgtgacatatttaTTGCAGCATGGCATGCCTACTAGCAGAGTCTTTGAATTTTGGTGGTAAACATCAAGCCAGCCAACCTATAAGATCTGCTGAAGTCACAGGAGACATTGGTCACAAGGTTAGGCAAGAGATGAGGTACAAAGGCAAACCATGCTACTCAAGAAGCATGCTTGATGAGATTATAAGGGACAAACTCAACAAGGCCACTAGCAGCAAAGGAAAGGAGCCATGGAAGTGATGACCATTATTTGGATGACTAGAATTAAGTTGTTTTTGGATATTAAACACTTTGTATTATTTGGATTACTTGAATTAGGTTGTTTGAAAGACTTGAATTAATGTTTTCTGCTCAATTAAGTGTTAGAATGGCTTATGAATCATACTTGTTAGTGTCCATTGTTTGTGCTCAATTAGCTGTGGTACTGCATACTGCATTTTGGTAAACATATTTGAGCAGTgtttggatgacttattaatcataCTTGTTAGTTCCATTTGTGCAGTGTGTCACTTGATCAGTAATTTATGATTTGGGCAGTGTGTACATTGAGCAGTGAAGTTAAATGTGCAGTGTGTGTACATATAAATGTGGGCAGATTTCTGTGCCAGCTTGAATTCATGTACATTGACTTAAATGAATTCAATCAGCCTTCATTGGACAATTcaattcaatgtaattgaattcaGGTACATTGACCGGTAGTTAGGAAGAATAATGGGAATTGTAACCGTTCAATATCATCAGCCTATAAAAAGGCTATTAACCTGTCCATTTCAATTCATCCCTACAACATTCTTCCTcaatcaaatttcaaatttcatagCAAAATGCCTCTTGGTGAAGATGAACTGGTTTACTCCGAGAAGAAACTAACCAAATCATATGTTGACAACGATGACTTTGTAAGTGTTATTTTTCAAACTTATTTCAATTGACGTGTTTCATTATTCATAATGCCTCATGTATTTTGTGCAGATCCTACCTTCTGACATACAGGATTTTCTTCCAAACACAAATAAACAAGTTGTTGTTTTCTATGAGGAGCGTgaatacaatatgatgtataagGTTGGCTTGCATACCCGCCTCTGCCAAGGGTGGAAGGATTTCATTGATGCAAAGCTTCTAAGGGAGGGACATGTCTTATGCTTTAATGGTTGTAAACATAATGAGAAAGTAACCTTCTTTGTTAATATCAAGATGGAGGTTATTGAAATAGATTAGGTCTCTCCCTATTATGTAAAGTTTATGAATGAGCAATGAAATCTATATCTATGAACTTTATCTTTATCTATGCTTTTTGTTCTCAAATTGAATGAAGACAAATTTTTGATTGAACATCCATGACAAGAAACTCCTTCAACTTACATACATAAAGTGAATAACAATCACTTAAACATCcttcaacatacaaacatgtaaTCCTACTATGGCAATCGACATTGGTAATGCTTGTTCAAGACCACCCAATAAATCAAATAACAACACCAAAGAACatacacaaaaacaaaaacttgttAATAGTAAAGCATCTAcccttcttctcttcttcaagCTTCAtcactttcatctcttcttcaagctttgacactttcatctcttcttcaagGTTTGACACTTTCATCTCTTCATTTGTAATGACATTCTCATTACCGATGGCCATTTCACTATTGTCATTACCAATATCTCCATCAATGCACGAAGACTCTCCTTCTTCCATTTCCTTTGTTAAACCAACTTCTTCCGccatttcttcttcaattccttCGCTTgctttcttccattttcttaatCAATTTGTGAATAACAAACTTAGACCTTTCATCAATAGGATCATCCCTCCATTCAAAGAACTTACATTTCTTAGcctacaaaaaaaattcaactcacGTTAGGCACACTATAATGTGTGGCAAAAATAAGACAcgaaacataaaaatatatatatatatatatatatatatatatatatatatataaattcgtACCCCATAGAATGGGCATGTCCAAAAATCCTCTTCGGGATTATTACGAGACCAAGAAACGTATTTTTAATAATACTGCATGGCCGGCATCGCACTTGACGCTTCATCTTTGGATCGTCATTTTCGTACAAAGATTGTTCAACTCCGATTTGAACTCTTTCCTTAAGAActctagaaaataaaattaagtgaAATTACAAGAAATCATTGaaatataacatataaataaaagatgagaataatAATTTAGAGAAAATATAATACTTACCACTACAATCCATCGcacaaatttcaactttttttttcttcaagctaTGGCAACAATGgagtcaatttttgaaaatgaagaaagagagagagagagagaaggaagagaaaataaggggggggggggggggggttacgTTATTTTTTATCCACGTGGCCAAAAATAACACGTCAAATCCCCCTCACGCGCTGCTTGGTCGTGTAGTCACGCACAGTGCCACATCAACACTTAAAGGTCACTAAAATACTGAAAAAATAAGActggggggtaataggtcgcccgcaaaggttgggtgcatCATATTTAATCTGAGTATACGTTGAGGGGGCATTTAACTATTTTCTcaattatacaacaatgatatattttctatacatatactttagggatacatattctatacgataatgatacactttctatacatatgatacattttatatatacagtattaatacaatagtgatacatatacaatagtaatacaatttttatacatatgctgaaattagttgaaaaatggctagaaaatgaaataagtttgaaaaagaataaaaaataacttttaagatTCTTGAGCCGACCGAATGTCAATAGTTTCACCCGGACGACTATTCGTGTCTTTTCCCTTCAAAATACTATGGGCCTAAGGTGGGAAATGATAAGGAAAACATTTTGGGCCTAGATTCTAGATCCTAAATATAATGTTTCGTCTCTCGGCAATTGAAAttagggcaatttgcacgattgtccttattcggggatggtctttaatttttgcccttcgcataaaACTCCTGAATTCCGGGTTCGAACTCTCGCTCagtcaaatttttaaaaaaaaatcgcaatacagagtttcaaactttactttaaggcaaagtttgcctCAAACTCTACCCATGCATAAGGCAAACTctacttaaggcagagttttgccttaaggggtagagtttgccttaaggcataagaCAAAATTTTACCTTAAGGCATAAGACAAAAttttaccttaaggtagaggtttgtATTAAGGCAATTTCTTTTTTCACTCAACtgaaattttgcaaaactctaTATTACGGCCTAATTTTTGCCCGAATAGACCTATTTTCGCTACGAAATTCCGtcttgctattttttttaactgagtcGAAGTTCGAACCCCAAATCTCatgatattaggcgaagggaaaCATTAaggaccagcaatttgagggataaaaattaatgactagtgcctttgaaggtcaatccgcgcaaaaaatgaGAGTCAGATCACCAACTTCAGTGTAAATCAAAACATAATGTTCTGTATACCTCGCTCACAGAATCGGATCCCAAAACTAAATCTAAAATGATACGTAGTGTCTCATTATTGTAAGACCAAAATTAATCCCATCATGGTCCCCACTCTACATTTTCCTTATTCTTTataaccaaaagaaaagaataggATAGGACAATacataatttagaaaaaagagACACTTGGATAGCAATCCACAACCTACTCAACCTCCTTGGTCCCACTTTGTTTGTTTAATCTTCATCCTTATCCACATCCACATCCActccccatttttttttgtccaatCCTTTTTGTTCTTCACCCCCTAAAAGTTACTGAAACACAGTAATCCTGATATTGCACACAAAGAAGTATGTTCCGCAAAAAGATAACAGTAATAACTCAGATTAATGTAATGAACTTTTGGTATGAATTTAATCATTAatgtttatataaaaaattaaatatctgAAACTAAACAAAACTGCGAATTACTATGTATCTAAAGGGGTAATGGGTAATCTCCTTTTTTACAGTAACATTTTTACACTAACTTATTATAATTGGATTATTGAGGGGAGAAATGATGGTGATGATGTTATGGCGGGGCCTCACCCCACGAAGGGAATTAGAAATGCTCCATTAAAACTTATGGTAATCTTTGTTTTTACCCTTCTTATTCTAAAAGCAAATATGTTCATttgcaaaatgaaaaaagaagaagctccaattcattattttaaaattaaacaaaatattAGAAAGTCTCTTATGTGTTGtcgtttgatatccaaaaattaaacTTTAAAGTTCAACCCCAGCTTTCTGTGAATATTTTCCTTCCCTGGCTTGGATTTATACCTAGTAAATAGATAAACGAATTAGAAACCCATGTAAAATAGCAATGATCACAAGATTGTAGGATTTTAAACTTGTAACATATGGTCAGCTATCTTTTTGTGTAAATTTTTTGTAGCCCACAAAAATACATTGGTAACTATATATGGCACTTTCCAGAAACAAAAAAACTGTGGGCACTTTCCTTGATTGTAGATTAGTCAGTCAGAGACACAAAATTCGCCACGGACAGAAATAATGTCAATTACAttagaatattttgatatacctACCTTCCAATTTAATATTTGTAGTAGTACAATCTCTGAAATTATCCATACACTAGGCGTTATCTAGTGGTTAAATTCGAAAAAATTGTTACTCCTGTTTCAATATATGTTACCGTTCCATATTTTGAGAGTGCaggaaattttaatttaaaaaaataaaatttatatatttaacaattatgtaaaagaatatattataaactataatttatttgacactcaaaatttaaaataaattggaACAGATGCATAGATAATTTCTTCTCTATCTATTCTAGCCTTAAcgaacaaaataattatactgATGGAAGATCGTTTGTGACAGGAAATTACACTAAATATAATACagattaattttttattttttttatgtatttatgtatctTAAATTTTCACAGTGTTTTTTCTTTCGCATTTTGAACTGGCTTTGGGAGGGGTGGAGCTATTTAAATGCGAGTGATAATCATGAAATCCCCtttgagattttaaaaaaatataaagaaaattacacatacatttataaatataatacagattaaaactattttttaatatatttatactATCTTAAATTTTCTTAACTTGTTCGTGTTCGCTGCTtagtgaaaattttatttttgaacatcgtgattttttttttaaacaaaaaaagataaaactGTAGTTGAACTGTAGGCCCTAAAGATTTGAGTAGAAGATATTTTTGACTGCCAAAAAACTCTATATAATATACCAAGCAGCCATCTAACATTTACACTACAGACTAGAAAAGTCTAGTGTAcctagaagagaaaaaaagaagaggaatatAGGGAGAGGgtaaaagaaggaagagtagTAAGGAGAGAAGATGGTGTTGATTGATAAACTTTGGGATGATGTTATGGCTGGTCCCAGCCCTGATAAAGGCCTAGGCAAACTCCGAAAGAGCCTGACTGTTCAAACTGGTACTCCTTATTCCCCAAAACTAATATACATATGTTAATCGATTCATTTGTTATGTTCCATGCATGATCAGGGATGGAGCTAGAGGGGCGTAATCTGATTCCATCCgattaaaaaatcattttgtatatataaagtTAAATCTATACAtgtatgatgaaaatgatatttgTCCCTAAAAAATACTGTGTTCTAAGATCCTCATAAATATATGCAAAGGAAAACTAAAACTAGTGTGTACACAAACACAGTTGAAGATCCGCTAACTAAAAATACTGAATTTCCTGATGTTGCTTTTTCCTATGGTTTTTGGGGGTAGGTGGGGAATCAGGAGAAGGATCTAGCAAGTACCAGAGGTCTCTGTCCATGCCTGCCAGTCCTGCGACTCCTGGTACGCCGGTGACGCCAACAAATACGTCCCCAACGGTACCTAAGGACAATGTATGGAGGAGTGTTTTCAACCCAGGAAGCAATCTTGCCTCCAGGAAAATGGGTGCTGCTGTCTTTGACAAACCCACTCACCCTAACTCTCCCTCTGTTTATGACTGGTACGTACGTTACACCATACACATCATCACATAACTGTGCTTattaatttgtttaattttttattaatttctcaGAAGTATTTTGAATTTGTTTTCGGGGTTTCTTGATGATCgaaattattttgatgatgtgTGATTTGATCTAAAGTTATTTTACACTATAGTATATATCGATTTTAACTTGATAGTGTAAGAAATTGTATACACCGTTAGTTTTAGAGCATCTAACTCATTCGTTTTTTAATGGCAGGCTGTACAGTGGGAACACCAGATCTAAGCATCACGAGAAGTGCTGAGAGCTTTTGGGTGGCAAAAGCAGTTTAAACCTGCATCTGCATGTATATAGTGTTTTTTCTCTACGAGGTTGCTTTGCTAATGAAAGCACGGATTACTGGAAGCTTATCTTTATTTGTCTTTATGGTTTTCTGTTGGGAATTAAGTATTAAAGTACTCCAATAGCATGTTGTAATTAGGTTTTCCGAGATGACTTATAAGCTTTAATGGCCATTAGTGGCTTTCCAGCTCCAAACGAAGTTGCTACTATTACTGTACTGTTGCTGGTAGACCAGTTGTTCTATGTTTGTTTACTATTCCTAATATTAAATATCTGAAATAAATATTGTGACGTTTTTGTTTTGTTGCCATTTGGTCAAGTGTGATTATCGCTTTGCAAGTTCATGTTTATCTGGTttcaattaaaaattaattcaatGAAACTTGGCAGCAGCTGATCGTCCACTCTAGGTAGTGGTAAGATATGTGGGCCTGTCTTGAATGTCACCTGAGATGACGTGTTGCAAAATAAGAGATTGAATCAAGTAAATGTCAAGGCTGTAGTTGTGTTGAAAAATAATGGAGATTGCATTGTCAAACAATTGAAGGCTCGAGATATTTTCTTCACTCAACCGGGGAAAACAATAAACAATTTTGTTGAGGTCCATCATTCCACGAAAAACCACTCCCATCTACCTTTCCCCTTTTAACTTATTCACAGCGGGAAAAGAAATCTAAGAGAATTTCCTTTCCCTTCACCAaagttaaaaaaggaaaaactagAAACCTGACTGATCTACAGCGACATCTATTCATCATCATCTCCTACGTGCACGAGATGGAAATCTTACAT from Lycium ferocissimum isolate CSIRO_LF1 chromosome 2, AGI_CSIRO_Lferr_CH_V1, whole genome shotgun sequence includes:
- the LOC132044996 gene encoding auxin-repressed 12.5 kDa protein-like, which gives rise to MVLIDKLWDDVMAGPSPDKGLGKLRKSLTVQTGGESGEGSSKYQRSLSMPASPATPGTPVTPTNTSPTVPKDNVWRSVFNPGSNLASRKMGAAVFDKPTHPNSPSVYDWLYSGNTRSKHHEKC